The following nucleotide sequence is from Aspergillus nidulans FGSC A4 chromosome I.
GAGCCTAGGTCCCGTGACTCACCCAATATCAAGCCACTACGAGAAAAACTTCTTCAATCCAGtggcagaagatgagatggGCAATCGTGGAAGGTGTATGACTGATTCCCCATTTGCCATGGTCACGGAAATGTCTGCAGCGGAGGGCTCTGCCGCCGCTGAGTCTCAGTCTAGGCCCAAGGGAAGTAACTCCAGCTTCCACTTTCATCAGGTCCCCGATAAGTGGCTGTCGCGCATCGCTAACTGGGGCGTCGAACTGCGCGGCGTTACTCCTGTCCCTATTGAGGAGCGAACTGACACGCGCTTCATCAATGTTTTCTTCGTCTGGTTCACGCTGAGCACAAACCTGCTACCGTACGTTTGCCATCGTGCTTTCTCAGACAATCGCTAACAGGAGGGCAGGATCATCACCGGCATGGTAGGGACATTCGTCATGGGCCTGTCCCTCCGGGACGCATCTCTgatcatcctcttcttcaacatgcTGTGCACAATCCCACCGGCGTATTTCAGCACATTCGGGTCCCGAACGGGCCTGCGTCAGATGTTGCATGCCCGTTTCACGTTTGGGTATTATCTAGTCTCCATCATCGTTGCACTCAACTTGTGCACAATCGCTGGGTTTGGCGTCGTATCCTCTGTTCTGGGTGGATCCACTCTCGCCGCCGTATCGGGTGGGAGCATCGACGATACTGCGGGTATCGTGGTCATTGGGATCTGCGGTATGGTGGTGAGTTTTGGCGGGTACAAGTTCTTGCACCAATATGAGCGATACTGCTGGCTATTTGCGCTTGTTGCAATCGTCATTGCCACAGGTGTGGGCGGGAGTAAATTGTCGATGCAGGCGCCTACCGAGCCGCCGAGTGCGGCGACGGTGCTGAGCTTCGGAGGCGTCATTGCGGGGTTTCTTATCCCCTGGGCTGTAAGTGTCATATACTCTTTCCGGTATATCTTCTACTAACATAACCAGGGCATGGCCGCTGACTTCAGCGTCTACTGCACACCTTCAGTCTCGTCCACCCGCATCTTCGCCTACACCTACCTCGGCCTCTTCCTCCCGACAGTTCCGCTCATGGCTCTGGGCGCCGCAATCGGGTCGTCGACAAACTCTATATCATCCTGGTCAACGGGGTACACTC
It contains:
- a CDS encoding purine-cytosine permease family protein (transcript_id=CADANIAT00007577), which gives rise to MGNRGRCMTDSPFAMVTEMSAAEGSAAAESQSRPKGSNSSFHFHQVPDKWLSRIANWGVELRGVTPVPIEERTDTRFINVFFVWFTLSTNLLPIITGMVGTFVMGLSLRDASLIILFFNMLCTIPPAYFSTFGSRTGLRQMLHARFTFGYYLVSIIVALNLCTIAGFGVVSSVLGGSTLAAVSGGSIDDTAGIVVIGICGMVVSFGGYKFLHQYERYCWLFALVAIVIATGVGGSKLSMQAPTEPPSAATVLSFGGVIAGFLIPWAGMAADFSVYCTPSVSSTRIFAYTYLGLFLPTVPLMALGAAIGSSTNSISSWSTGYTLYGVGGVLDAMLSPAGGFGKFVSVLLSFSLLGNLAASMYSISLNFQLLLPWKLWRRVPRFVWSIIYTGVLIPVSVVAAKSFFTNLENFLYVIAYWSAGFFSVVTVEHFVFRQGAFDTYTADPSGDGKTTWDNQSKLPTGLAAIGAMALSFGLVIPCMGQVWFTGPLAKTTGDIGFEIALVLAGALPYLRGVD